One part of the Treponema peruense genome encodes these proteins:
- a CDS encoding alpha-amylase/4-alpha-glucanotransferase domain-containing protein: MRMTNVCLILSADEEGNCSPQTFEKNYEAVFRPLLTFLYSHPKFPLAVSFSGLQLEWYASKHPEAIQVMRDLTSRKQVEVLGGGYYSPIFPILFPVDRSGQIEKMTSLLRSTVGKRPCGMSLYGSIWDPTLVTTFQSCGMEYALLDSTLIPAKNLCAHPLITSEQGKTLKILPTYKNLIPEEDESPESWIERINNFAKKKRSQAEFFDSEKVVSICFSFEKFASFVKSRCFAYIASCFDISMESTSGVNFVLPQTVAKNSDYFERTYIPAGMDWQIARRAVTPFETVENKSRFPLTIHDYLNAYPQNRRLYQRMMYISMLVTQCKGGDKMRKLSASEKLWEAQSGFNFVTMPCGIPPTEQKVQESYRALNEAERLIRDAKEFKESLTSFDYNGDGKNEYICQMEKYHAVISLNAGQITEFDIIRSCANYAANLSRIAKFDGSNDLYQRGMFIEHLIEPSEIENFKSSGTSSGLLFSNMHFSEKKFDSKRNEIQMESRGEFSSIKLPVQLRKNYIAFSSGITIQYILKNESPMELDAYFVVELNFAKTKFSSLKSASQYSVELIHGENREQVPESGIFSAADGVSFFQITDNSDKKTFVVEPNEDSGLCTREIVFYRPDEYEKTTESSRTMCVSLYWHVQLAPGMEKEKTINLSVVQAKKKN, encoded by the coding sequence ATGCGTATGACAAATGTTTGTCTGATTTTATCTGCCGATGAAGAAGGAAACTGCAGCCCGCAGACCTTTGAGAAAAACTACGAGGCAGTTTTCAGACCTTTGCTGACATTTTTATATTCTCATCCAAAATTTCCTCTTGCGGTTTCCTTTTCAGGACTGCAGCTTGAATGGTACGCTTCAAAACATCCCGAAGCAATTCAGGTTATGCGTGACCTTACTTCGCGCAAACAGGTAGAAGTTCTTGGAGGAGGCTATTATTCTCCTATTTTTCCAATACTTTTCCCGGTAGACAGAAGCGGTCAGATAGAAAAAATGACGTCACTTCTTCGTTCCACTGTCGGCAAGCGTCCGTGCGGTATGTCTCTGTACGGCAGCATCTGGGATCCCACACTTGTAACAACGTTTCAGTCCTGCGGAATGGAATATGCGCTTCTTGACAGTACTCTGATTCCTGCCAAAAACCTGTGTGCCCATCCTCTTATTACAAGCGAACAGGGTAAAACCTTAAAAATTCTTCCGACATACAAAAATCTGATTCCCGAAGAAGACGAATCTCCTGAATCCTGGATTGAGAGAATAAATAATTTTGCAAAAAAGAAACGTTCCCAGGCAGAATTTTTTGATTCAGAAAAAGTAGTTTCAATATGCTTTTCATTTGAAAAATTTGCTTCTTTTGTAAAAAGCCGCTGTTTTGCATACATTGCTTCATGCTTTGACATCTCAATGGAGTCAACATCCGGAGTGAATTTCGTTTTACCCCAGACTGTTGCCAAAAATTCCGACTATTTTGAGCGTACCTATATTCCGGCTGGAATGGACTGGCAGATAGCAAGGCGCGCAGTTACTCCTTTTGAAACTGTAGAAAACAAAAGCCGTTTTCCCCTGACAATACATGATTATTTGAATGCTTATCCGCAGAACAGACGCCTTTACCAGCGTATGATGTACATAAGCATGCTTGTAACCCAGTGCAAGGGCGGCGATAAAATGCGTAAGCTTTCTGCTTCTGAAAAGCTTTGGGAAGCCCAGAGCGGATTCAACTTTGTTACAATGCCCTGCGGAATTCCGCCTACGGAACAAAAAGTGCAGGAATCTTACCGCGCTCTTAACGAAGCAGAACGTCTGATCCGTGATGCAAAAGAATTCAAAGAATCGCTTACCAGTTTTGACTATAACGGTGACGGCAAAAATGAGTACATCTGCCAAATGGAAAAATATCACGCGGTAATTTCACTTAATGCCGGTCAGATTACAGAATTTGATATTATACGTTCATGTGCAAATTATGCGGCCAACCTGTCAAGAATAGCCAAATTTGACGGCTCGAACGACCTTTACCAGCGCGGAATGTTTATTGAACATCTGATTGAACCTTCAGAAATTGAAAATTTTAAAAGCAGCGGCACTTCTTCAGGGCTTTTGTTTTCAAACATGCATTTTTCTGAAAAAAAGTTTGACAGCAAGCGCAATGAAATACAAATGGAAAGCAGGGGAGAGTTCTCTTCAATTAAACTTCCCGTGCAGTTAAGAAAAAATTATATTGCCTTTTCAAGCGGAATCACAATCCAGTATATCTTAAAAAACGAAAGTCCCATGGAGCTTGATGCATATTTTGTTGTGGAACTGAATTTTGCAAAAACAAAATTTTCTTCACTTAAATCTGCATCACAGTATTCTGTTGAACTTATCCACGGCGAAAACAGAGAACAGGTTCCCGAAAGCGGAATTTTTTCTGCCGCAGACGGTGTATCCTTTTTTCAGATTACAGACAATTCGGACAAAAAAACATTTGTTGTCGAGCCCAATGAAGACTCAGGTCTTTGTACCAGGGAAATTGTCTTTTACAGACCTGATGAATATGAAAAAACGACAGAAAGTTCAAGGACTATGTGCGTAAGTCTTTACTGGCATGTTCAGCTAGCACCCGGAATGGAAAAAGAAAAGACCATAAATCTGAGTGTAGTGCAGGCAAAGAAGAAGAACTGA
- a CDS encoding lipid II:glycine glycyltransferase FemX: MNGQEQAQRFLQTDFWADFKTAHGWKKYSFILSPDGTVSERNSENQCAPDRTILSVLVRKFSLKFTAFYIAYVPMAPECANLEFIETVSANLKKYLPKNTVYIRFDPPVGFATATERDEAVEKLRHNRNTKARPASVCVQPPDTTILGLNKSCDELLAAMKSKWRYNIRLSQKKGVEVSYYTADNPEFETVFDQFYSLFEITGKRDGVNFHAKSYYKDLLERGKPSVCSDGPQIRLYLAKHEDDYLAGIITLFCKREAVYLYGASGNLKRNLMPAYLLQWTAIQDAKKYGCPEYDFYGIPPTDAENHPMHGLYLFKTGFGGQEIHRIGSIDVPLRSVMYSLYSAAEKIRAWWHKKFLKKLIGR, translated from the coding sequence ATGAACGGACAGGAACAGGCCCAAAGATTTCTTCAGACAGATTTTTGGGCTGACTTTAAGACGGCACACGGCTGGAAAAAATACAGTTTCATTTTATCACCCGACGGAACGGTAAGTGAGAGGAACAGTGAAAACCAGTGTGCACCAGACAGGACTATTCTTTCTGTTCTTGTAAGAAAGTTTTCTCTTAAGTTTACTGCATTTTATATAGCATATGTTCCCATGGCACCGGAATGCGCTAATCTTGAATTTATTGAAACTGTCTCTGCAAACCTAAAGAAATATCTTCCGAAGAATACGGTTTATATAAGATTTGATCCTCCTGTCGGTTTTGCAACAGCAACAGAACGCGATGAAGCTGTAGAAAAATTAAGGCACAACCGCAATACAAAAGCCCGGCCGGCCTCTGTTTGTGTGCAGCCGCCTGATACAACAATTCTTGGTCTTAACAAGTCCTGTGATGAACTTCTTGCCGCAATGAAAAGCAAGTGGAGATACAATATTCGTCTCTCTCAGAAAAAAGGTGTAGAAGTCAGTTATTACACGGCCGACAACCCTGAATTTGAAACTGTATTCGACCAGTTCTATTCGTTGTTTGAAATTACCGGAAAGCGTGACGGTGTAAATTTTCATGCAAAAAGTTACTATAAAGACCTGCTTGAACGCGGAAAACCTTCTGTTTGCTCAGACGGACCACAAATCCGGCTGTACCTGGCAAAACATGAAGATGATTATTTAGCCGGAATTATTACTCTCTTTTGCAAAAGGGAAGCTGTTTATCTTTACGGAGCAAGCGGAAACCTCAAGCGCAATCTAATGCCGGCATATCTTCTTCAGTGGACTGCCATTCAGGATGCAAAGAAATATGGCTGCCCGGAATATGATTTTTACGGTATTCCCCCGACAGATGCAGAAAATCACCCGATGCACGGTCTTTATCTATTTAAAACAGGATTCGGCGGACAGGAGATACACAGAATAGGCAGTATAGATGTTCCTTTAAGGTCTGTAATGTATTCGCTGTATTCTGCAGCAGAAAAAATACGTGCGTGGTGGCACAAAAAGTTCCTTAAGAAACTCATTGGCCGCTAA
- the metG gene encoding methionine--tRNA ligase: MNRRLITSALPYVNNIPHLGNLIQMLSADVFARFCRSRGYDTLYVCGTDEYGTATETRAIEEKKTPRELCDYYYKQHDEIYKWFDIAFDKFGRTSNQECTEITQSIFKDLDKNGYITEHTNKQLFCPKCNMYLADRFVEGTCPKCGYEDARGDQCDKCGSLLDPIELKAPRCHTCGSTPEVRETKHLYINLPAISGKLDDWMKKASIEGKWSDNAINITKAWIRDGLNERAITRDLKWGIPVPKEGYENKVFYVWFNAPIGYMSITKQFANELTAAGKKSFDWKSWWLPEESEEAKGKAPVDLFQFIGKDNIPFHTVVFPCSEIGSGHNWTKLFHMSSTEYLNYEDGKFSKSRGVGVFGTDAKDSGIKADAWRFYIFYNRPEKQDYQFTWKEFREKYNGELIGNLGNLVNRTLLFVTKYYDGIIPDSEVDEEMWANIRAHEDKITKSLEWADLKDAFHEIFAISDIGNKAFQDCEPWKTRTTDPKKAAKLIHNLCYMIKDLMIMAHPYMPQFTETIMSYFGKTISEPKLGESFTETGLSWKNLGETEGLYDVKNPSVYFTPLDVNTANAFREKFSGSQKARKEKEQKKSKKEPKKIELAENQIEFYNKNIELTVAKITKVDTNPEGEKLYVETLDDGSGQERVIQSALRDYLSADELLGKHIILASNLAPRLMRGIESRGMLLAVHYKDSEGKNCVEPLEAPWAKPGTKVILEGADANFKKPDSITADEFFKVALKIEDGCLSVCGTKMTAEGKNIRSVHAQNGDVQ, translated from the coding sequence ATGAACAGAAGATTAATTACCTCAGCCCTTCCTTATGTAAACAATATTCCCCACTTGGGAAACCTTATACAAATGCTCAGTGCGGATGTTTTCGCACGTTTTTGCCGCAGCCGCGGGTATGATACACTTTATGTCTGCGGAACAGACGAATATGGAACTGCAACAGAAACGCGTGCAATAGAAGAAAAAAAGACTCCGCGCGAACTCTGCGACTATTACTACAAGCAGCATGATGAAATCTACAAATGGTTTGACATAGCTTTTGACAAGTTTGGCCGAACTTCAAACCAGGAATGTACCGAAATAACCCAGTCAATTTTCAAAGACCTGGACAAAAACGGCTACATAACAGAGCATACAAACAAGCAGCTTTTCTGCCCCAAATGCAATATGTATCTGGCTGACCGCTTTGTAGAAGGAACCTGCCCAAAATGCGGCTACGAAGATGCCCGCGGAGACCAGTGCGACAAATGCGGATCGCTTCTTGACCCTATTGAACTTAAAGCACCGCGTTGCCATACCTGCGGAAGCACACCTGAAGTCCGCGAAACAAAGCATCTTTATATTAATTTACCTGCAATCAGCGGCAAACTTGATGACTGGATGAAAAAAGCCAGTATAGAAGGAAAATGGTCCGACAATGCCATAAACATAACAAAAGCCTGGATTCGTGACGGTCTTAACGAAAGGGCAATTACAAGGGATTTGAAGTGGGGAATTCCTGTTCCAAAAGAAGGATATGAAAACAAAGTATTCTACGTATGGTTCAATGCCCCGATCGGATATATGTCCATTACAAAACAATTTGCCAACGAACTTACTGCTGCAGGAAAAAAATCCTTTGACTGGAAAAGCTGGTGGCTACCCGAAGAAAGCGAAGAAGCAAAAGGCAAAGCTCCGGTAGATTTATTCCAGTTTATTGGAAAAGATAACATTCCGTTCCATACAGTCGTGTTCCCCTGCAGTGAAATTGGAAGTGGACATAACTGGACAAAACTCTTCCATATGTCGTCTACAGAATATCTTAACTACGAAGACGGAAAATTCAGCAAGAGCCGCGGTGTTGGTGTATTCGGAACAGATGCAAAAGATTCCGGTATTAAGGCTGATGCATGGAGATTCTATATTTTCTACAACAGACCCGAAAAGCAGGACTACCAGTTTACATGGAAAGAATTCCGTGAAAAGTACAATGGAGAACTCATAGGTAATCTGGGAAATCTTGTAAACAGAACACTTCTTTTTGTTACAAAGTACTATGACGGAATAATTCCCGATTCAGAAGTTGATGAAGAAATGTGGGCAAATATCCGCGCCCATGAAGACAAGATTACAAAATCACTTGAATGGGCAGACCTCAAAGATGCCTTCCATGAAATTTTTGCCATTTCTGACATTGGAAACAAGGCTTTCCAGGACTGCGAGCCGTGGAAGACAAGAACCACTGACCCGAAAAAAGCTGCAAAACTAATTCACAACCTGTGCTACATGATTAAGGATCTTATGATAATGGCACACCCCTACATGCCTCAGTTTACAGAAACAATCATGTCTTATTTTGGCAAAACAATTTCCGAACCAAAACTGGGTGAAAGTTTTACAGAAACAGGTCTTTCATGGAAAAATCTTGGTGAAACAGAAGGACTTTATGATGTCAAGAATCCTTCCGTTTATTTTACACCGCTTGATGTGAACACAGCCAATGCATTCCGCGAAAAGTTTTCAGGAAGCCAGAAAGCTCGTAAGGAAAAAGAGCAGAAAAAATCAAAAAAAGAGCCAAAAAAAATAGAACTCGCCGAAAACCAGATTGAATTCTACAATAAAAACATAGAGCTTACTGTTGCAAAAATTACAAAAGTAGACACAAACCCCGAAGGCGAAAAGCTTTATGTAGAAACACTTGATGACGGAAGCGGTCAGGAACGTGTAATTCAAAGTGCGTTAAGGGATTATCTATCTGCAGATGAACTTCTTGGAAAGCATATTATTCTGGCTTCTAATCTTGCACCAAGACTAATGCGCGGAATAGAAAGCCGTGGTATGCTTCTTGCTGTACATTACAAAGACAGTGAAGGAAAAAACTGCGTTGAACCGCTCGAAGCTCCATGGGCAAAACCAGGAACAAAAGTAATACTTGAAGGAGCAGATGCAAACTTCAAAAAGCCAGATTCAATTACAGCAGATGAATTCTTTAAGGTTGCACTAAAAATAGAAGACGGTTGTCTTTCTGTCTGTGGAACAAAAATGACAGCCGAAGGAAAGAACATCAGGTCTGTACATGCTCAAAATGGGGATGTTCAGTAA
- a CDS encoding MraY family glycosyltransferase, whose product MLKDFFLMLSDFIVKNPLIWICCLASFVLSSVFIPIIIKLCKKHGWYDSVNARKVHKGNIPRLGSMGFVPAFTIMMAVYVLIVRDSSKTMIPFVIAGFVIFVFGIIDDFLDLRAIVKLFIQIIAALIVLIGGFRFKQFYIWTIPAPLGYLITFCWIIGIINAYNLIDGVDGLCGGLSAITLLALGIIYSRSVTDTAAACFILIAAICGFLLYNKPKAKIFMGDGGSQFLGFMIAALPLYQTTATFETNKFFIVINLVSIPLIDCIAAIWRRIRDHRGIMSPDRSHLHHKLMNMGCSVGQILLILLGLQSVICIMCGIAMALKGTAALVLLICTFAGVNVFFCAIHYANRAVIQKQKVLEEK is encoded by the coding sequence ATGCTTAAAGATTTTTTTCTTATGCTGTCAGATTTTATAGTAAAAAATCCCCTTATCTGGATTTGCTGTCTTGCATCTTTTGTACTTTCTTCAGTTTTTATTCCTATTATAATAAAACTTTGCAAAAAACACGGCTGGTATGACAGCGTAAATGCAAGAAAAGTTCACAAAGGAAACATACCGCGACTTGGAAGCATGGGTTTTGTTCCTGCTTTTACAATAATGATGGCTGTATATGTTCTTATTGTAAGGGATTCCAGTAAAACAATGATTCCGTTTGTTATTGCGGGATTTGTAATTTTTGTCTTTGGAATTATTGATGACTTTCTTGATCTAAGGGCAATAGTCAAACTTTTTATTCAAATAATAGCAGCTCTTATAGTTCTGATCGGTGGATTCAGGTTCAAGCAGTTTTATATCTGGACAATCCCAGCTCCCCTGGGTTACCTGATTACATTCTGCTGGATAATAGGCATAATCAACGCATACAATCTTATTGACGGAGTAGATGGTCTGTGCGGTGGACTTTCCGCCATAACCCTTCTTGCACTCGGGATTATTTATTCAAGGTCAGTAACAGATACCGCTGCGGCCTGTTTTATTCTGATTGCTGCAATCTGCGGTTTTCTTCTTTACAACAAACCAAAGGCAAAGATTTTTATGGGAGACGGCGGAAGTCAGTTTCTTGGGTTTATGATAGCCGCCCTTCCCCTTTACCAGACAACGGCTACTTTCGAAACAAACAAGTTTTTTATCGTCATAAACCTGGTTTCAATTCCGCTTATTGACTGCATTGCTGCTATCTGGAGAAGAATCCGTGATCACAGAGGAATAATGAGTCCGGATCGTTCCCACCTTCACCACAAGCTTATGAATATGGGTTGCAGCGTAGGACAAATTCTGCTTATTCTGCTTGGACTTCAGTCTGTAATATGCATAATGTGCGGAATTGCAATGGCTCTAAAAGGAACAGCAGCACTTGTTCTGCTTATCTGTACATTTGCAGGAGTAAATGTATTTTTCTGCGCAATTCACTATGCAAACAGGGCAGTTATTCAAAAGCAGAAAGTTTTGGAAGAAAAATAA
- a CDS encoding mannose-1-phosphate guanylyltransferase, which produces MDSTNFTDVVILAGGFGERLWPASRPDYPKQFISLEGGLSFMQTSILRAIAVKPAGKILIITRKDLLASVAEQVHSLKLTLNQKDADKISEDLYILAEPCARHTCAPLLLACKFLKLTSKTQKNNILVLASDHVISPADRFVSDCEKAAKVSLDGNFVCFAIAPTEPSTGYGYIKSGAPLENQDGVFKIDMFKEKPDLETAKSYLASGNYWWNSGMFGFTASFFEEEINRFEPKIADSFKSFDKAVLPPEKTLNSVKYVSEWKPMEEAYATVKAIAVDNAIAERTERAVAVRATFNWDDVGSWDAFERLFSENVGKTVQIASKNNFIYSDIPVALCGVDDLVVVIKNGNALVMKKGSSGMMREVVKQIKEKI; this is translated from the coding sequence ATGGATTCTACAAATTTTACTGACGTTGTTATTCTTGCCGGCGGATTCGGAGAAAGACTCTGGCCTGCTTCAAGACCCGATTATCCAAAGCAGTTTATCTCGCTTGAGGGTGGCCTTTCCTTTATGCAGACTTCAATATTGCGTGCAATTGCAGTCAAACCTGCAGGAAAAATACTTATAATTACAAGAAAAGACCTCCTTGCTTCTGTAGCGGAACAGGTTCATTCTCTTAAGCTTACACTTAACCAGAAAGATGCAGATAAAATTTCAGAAGATTTGTATATACTTGCGGAACCATGTGCACGCCATACCTGTGCACCGCTTCTTCTTGCCTGCAAGTTTCTCAAACTAACCTCCAAAACACAAAAAAACAATATTCTGGTACTTGCAAGCGACCATGTAATAAGCCCTGCAGACAGATTTGTTTCTGACTGTGAAAAAGCCGCAAAAGTTTCACTTGACGGTAACTTTGTCTGCTTTGCAATTGCTCCTACAGAACCTTCAACAGGATACGGTTACATCAAATCCGGTGCACCTTTGGAAAATCAGGACGGTGTATTCAAAATTGATATGTTCAAGGAAAAACCTGATCTTGAAACTGCAAAATCCTATCTTGCTTCTGGCAATTACTGGTGGAACAGCGGAATGTTCGGATTTACGGCCAGTTTCTTTGAAGAAGAAATAAACAGGTTCGAGCCCAAAATAGCAGACAGTTTCAAATCCTTTGACAAAGCGGTTCTTCCTCCTGAGAAAACACTTAACTCGGTAAAATATGTAAGCGAATGGAAGCCAATGGAAGAAGCTTATGCTACAGTAAAAGCAATTGCTGTAGACAATGCCATTGCAGAACGTACAGAACGCGCTGTTGCCGTACGCGCCACATTCAACTGGGATGATGTAGGCAGCTGGGACGCCTTTGAACGGCTGTTCTCTGAAAATGTAGGAAAAACGGTTCAGATCGCAAGTAAAAATAACTTTATATATTCCGATATACCTGTAGCTCTGTGCGGAGTTGACGATCTTGTTGTTGTAATAAAGAACGGAAACGCACTTGTAATGAAAAAAGGTTCCAGCGGAATGATGAGGGAAGTTGTCAAACAGATTAAGGAGAAAATCTAA
- a CDS encoding DUF6675 family protein: protein MNINHKFFRMISIFFCTVAFAISPACAGSVFNENLTAEDVKNLENGGTVIKNLSSIKKLCAEGGNPVLDSVLETARELKPAYIAEIIKFYPVEGNEDFPQQLESLLVDVPSYAGIPYYSERAEKWYDLYSEAKILSAQKIEGGQKIRADLVMEPFDLIETEIILKNNPESLYYESTNLSKLRYYDKFDCVSPRKMKSLICVFKDGDRWVLYGIGAVKAPSIFFLRERIEVSFMNRIKTFCLYFFDKIQTE from the coding sequence ATGAACATAAACCACAAATTTTTTAGGATGATTTCAATATTTTTTTGTACAGTTGCATTTGCCATTTCCCCAGCCTGTGCTGGTTCTGTCTTTAACGAAAACCTGACGGCCGAAGATGTTAAAAACCTTGAAAACGGCGGAACAGTTATAAAAAACCTTTCTTCAATAAAAAAACTTTGTGCAGAAGGCGGAAACCCTGTTCTGGACAGCGTACTTGAAACCGCCAGGGAACTTAAGCCCGCTTATATTGCCGAAATCATTAAATTTTACCCTGTTGAAGGCAATGAAGATTTTCCGCAGCAGCTTGAATCCCTGCTTGTAGATGTTCCTTCCTATGCTGGAATTCCTTATTATTCGGAACGTGCCGAAAAATGGTATGATCTGTATTCCGAAGCAAAAATTCTTTCTGCACAAAAAATTGAAGGCGGCCAGAAAATCAGGGCAGACCTTGTAATGGAACCCTTTGATCTTATTGAAACTGAAATTATTCTTAAAAATAACCCGGAATCCCTTTACTATGAGTCAACAAATCTTTCAAAACTCAGATATTATGACAAATTTGACTGTGTTTCACCGCGCAAGATGAAGTCTTTGATCTGTGTATTCAAAGACGGCGACAGGTGGGTTTTATACGGAATAGGTGCAGTAAAGGCTCCGAGCATATTTTTTCTGCGTGAGAGAATAGAAGTTTCGTTTATGAACAGAATCAAAACATTCTGCCTCTATTTCTTTGACAAAATTCAGACTGAATAA
- a CDS encoding pyridoxal phosphate-dependent aminotransferase has product MAISTYIKETMTSRASGVIRKMFEEGIQLKAKYGAENVFDFSLGNPDLDPPESVFKAAEELAEVRESNFHGYMPNAGYPFARKAMAEKTSAEQGVPVDADCVVMSVGAAGALNSLLKAILNEGDEVVVPAPFFTEYRHYVKNFGGKLIEVPAAKDFSIDVNAIAASLTDKTAAVIINSPNNPTGRVYPEENIRDLVSVLNAHAASGKRKPYLICDEPYRAIIYDNKKVPAIFPLYDSAVVVTSFAKNLSLPGERIGYICVNPVCPDKDDVVAACTFTTRILGYVNAPAFFQRVVSKCWNAYVDYSLYEKRRNELMEVLDAAGIEHLVPEGAFYMWCKVPDNFDGDDMEFCDYLKKYLILAAPGSGFGGKGWFRLAYCVAESCILNSRSAFKKAVEDLKK; this is encoded by the coding sequence ATGGCGATTTCAACATATATTAAGGAAACAATGACCAGCAGGGCTTCGGGCGTTATTCGAAAGATGTTCGAAGAAGGAATTCAGCTTAAGGCAAAGTACGGTGCAGAAAATGTATTTGACTTCAGCCTCGGAAACCCCGATCTTGACCCGCCTGAAAGCGTATTCAAAGCCGCTGAAGAACTGGCAGAAGTTCGGGAAAGCAATTTTCACGGTTATATGCCCAATGCAGGTTATCCGTTTGCAAGAAAAGCCATGGCAGAAAAGACTTCGGCAGAACAGGGCGTTCCCGTTGATGCAGACTGCGTTGTTATGAGTGTAGGGGCTGCCGGTGCACTTAACAGCCTTTTAAAAGCCATTCTTAATGAAGGAGATGAAGTTGTTGTTCCGGCTCCTTTTTTTACAGAATACAGACATTATGTAAAAAACTTTGGCGGCAAACTCATCGAAGTTCCTGCGGCAAAAGATTTTTCAATCGATGTAAATGCCATTGCTGCTTCCCTTACAGACAAAACAGCCGCAGTTATCATAAACAGCCCCAATAATCCTACTGGCCGGGTTTATCCAGAAGAAAATATTCGTGACCTTGTCTCTGTTCTAAATGCACATGCAGCTTCGGGCAAAAGAAAGCCTTATCTTATATGTGATGAACCTTACCGGGCAATAATTTATGACAATAAAAAAGTGCCTGCGATTTTTCCGCTTTATGACAGTGCAGTTGTTGTAACTTCTTTTGCAAAGAATTTAAGTCTTCCTGGTGAAAGAATAGGCTATATCTGCGTAAACCCAGTGTGCCCGGACAAAGATGATGTAGTTGCAGCCTGTACGTTTACAACACGCATTCTTGGTTACGTTAATGCACCTGCGTTTTTTCAGCGCGTTGTAAGCAAATGCTGGAATGCCTATGTTGACTATTCACTTTATGAAAAGCGGCGCAACGAACTTATGGAAGTTTTGGACGCAGCCGGAATAGAACATCTGGTTCCAGAAGGTGCATTCTATATGTGGTGCAAAGTACCAGACAATTTTGACGGTGACGATATGGAATTCTGCGATTATTTGAAAAAATATCTTATTCTCGCAGCTCCAGGCAGCGGTTTTGGAGGAAAGGGCTGGTTCAGGCTGGCATATTGTGTTGCTGAAAGCTGTATTTTGAATTCACGTTCCGCATTTAAAAAAGCGGTAGAGGATTTAAAGAAATAA